One Erpetoichthys calabaricus chromosome 8, fErpCal1.3, whole genome shotgun sequence DNA segment encodes these proteins:
- the zgc:92380 gene encoding keratin, type I cytoskeletal 18 isoform X3, translating to MNRSLSRSSLMSSGAFQNALRSSAATVFGEGGGRAARIAIPAIQSLTNNLRSSLDLNALSAVVSDKETMQGLNDRLAGYLSRVRGLEDANMQLENQIKELMAKRGSTERDWSAFEKQLAELRKQVSDMTMDNARLLLQIDNARLAADDFRVKWESELAMRQSVEQDIYGLRKIIDDTNVSRMQLENQIESMKEELAYLKKNHEEEVNAIQSQINNCQVDVNVKIPKSVDLSETMEQIRSEYEKVAQKNREDTEAWYKSKFDEISTEVSHNTEALQKAKSEINELRRQKTTLEIDIQTLVNMNRSLEDNLRDTENRYNIDMTKLNQITIGLEAELGDVRRDIERQAQEYTLLLNMKVKLEAEIATYRRLLEGGEERAGKADN from the exons ATGAACCGAAGCCTGAGCAGGTCTAGTCTGATGTCCAGTGGCGCGTTCCAGAACGCGCTACGATCAAGTGCTGCCACAGTTTTTGGAGAAGGTGGCGGCCGGGCAGCTCGCATCGCCATTCCTGCCATACAGTCACTGACCAACAACCTGCGCTCCTCCCTGGACCTCAACGCTTTGAGCGCGGTAGTCAGTGACAAAGAAACGATGCAAGGGCTGAACGACCGTTTGGCTGGCTACCTATCCAGGGTGCGAGGGCTGGAGGACGCGAACATGCAACTAGAGAACCAGATCAAGGAACTGATGGCCAAGAGGGGTTCTACGGAGAGGGACTGGAGCGCCTTCGAGAAGCAGCTGGCCGAGCTGAGAAAGCAG gtTTCGGACATGACCATGGATAATGCCAGACTGTTGCTGCAGATAGACAACGCCAGGCTGGCTGCTGATGATTTCAGAGTCAA GTGGGAATCAGAACTGGCTATGCGTCAGAGCGTAGAGCAGGACATCTATGGGCTGAGGAAGATCATCGATGACACCAATGTGAGCCGCATGCAGCTGGAAAATCAGATTGAGTCAATGAAAGAAGAACTGGCTTACCTGAAGAAGAATCATGAAGAG GAAGTGAATGCCATACAAAGCCAGATTAACAATTGCCAAGTGGATGTGAATGTGAAAATACCAAAGAGTGTGGATCTCAGCGAGACCATGGAGCAGATTCGCAGTGAGTATGAGAAGGTAGCCCAGAAGAATCGCGAGGACACTGAAGCCTGGTACAAGAGCAAG TTTGATGAAATCTCAACAGAGGTCAGCCACAACACGGAAGCACTGCAGAAAGCCAAGAGTGAAATCAATGAGCTGCGGCGGCAGAAAACAACACTGGAGATTGATATACAGACACTGGTTAACATG AACCGCTCTCTGGAGGACAACTTGAGAGACACTGAGAACCGTTACAACATCGACATGACGAAGCTTAACCAGATCACTATCGGCCTAGAAGCAGAGCTAGGGGACGTGCGCAGAGACATTGAACGCCAAGCCCAAGAATACACTCTGCTGTTGAACATGAAAGTGAAGCTGGAGGCCGAGATTGCTACCTACCGTCGTCTCCTTGAGGGTGGAGAAGAAAG
- the zgc:92380 gene encoding keratin, type I cytoskeletal 18 isoform X2, with the protein MNRSLSRSSLMSSGAFQNALRSSAATVFGEGGGRAARIAIPAIQSLTNNLRSSLDLNALSAVVSDKETMQGLNDRLAGYLSRVRGLEDANMQLENQIKELMAKRGSTERDWSAFEKQLAELRKQVSDMTMDNARLLLQIDNARLAADDFRVKWESELAMRQSVEQDIYGLRKIIDDTNVSRMQLENQIESMKEELAYLKKNHEEEVNAIQSQINNCQVDVNVKIPKSVDLSETMEQIRSEYEKVAQKNREDTEAWYKSKFDEISTEVSHNTEALQKAKSEINELRRQKTTLEIDIQTLVNMNRSLEDNLRDTENRYNIDMTKLNQITIGLEAELGDVRRDIERQAQEYTLLLNMKVKLEAEIATYRRLLEGGEERSQPVMPLKAGKLTFKN; encoded by the exons ATGAACCGAAGCCTGAGCAGGTCTAGTCTGATGTCCAGTGGCGCGTTCCAGAACGCGCTACGATCAAGTGCTGCCACAGTTTTTGGAGAAGGTGGCGGCCGGGCAGCTCGCATCGCCATTCCTGCCATACAGTCACTGACCAACAACCTGCGCTCCTCCCTGGACCTCAACGCTTTGAGCGCGGTAGTCAGTGACAAAGAAACGATGCAAGGGCTGAACGACCGTTTGGCTGGCTACCTATCCAGGGTGCGAGGGCTGGAGGACGCGAACATGCAACTAGAGAACCAGATCAAGGAACTGATGGCCAAGAGGGGTTCTACGGAGAGGGACTGGAGCGCCTTCGAGAAGCAGCTGGCCGAGCTGAGAAAGCAG gtTTCGGACATGACCATGGATAATGCCAGACTGTTGCTGCAGATAGACAACGCCAGGCTGGCTGCTGATGATTTCAGAGTCAA GTGGGAATCAGAACTGGCTATGCGTCAGAGCGTAGAGCAGGACATCTATGGGCTGAGGAAGATCATCGATGACACCAATGTGAGCCGCATGCAGCTGGAAAATCAGATTGAGTCAATGAAAGAAGAACTGGCTTACCTGAAGAAGAATCATGAAGAG GAAGTGAATGCCATACAAAGCCAGATTAACAATTGCCAAGTGGATGTGAATGTGAAAATACCAAAGAGTGTGGATCTCAGCGAGACCATGGAGCAGATTCGCAGTGAGTATGAGAAGGTAGCCCAGAAGAATCGCGAGGACACTGAAGCCTGGTACAAGAGCAAG TTTGATGAAATCTCAACAGAGGTCAGCCACAACACGGAAGCACTGCAGAAAGCCAAGAGTGAAATCAATGAGCTGCGGCGGCAGAAAACAACACTGGAGATTGATATACAGACACTGGTTAACATG AACCGCTCTCTGGAGGACAACTTGAGAGACACTGAGAACCGTTACAACATCGACATGACGAAGCTTAACCAGATCACTATCGGCCTAGAAGCAGAGCTAGGGGACGTGCGCAGAGACATTGAACGCCAAGCCCAAGAATACACTCTGCTGTTGAACATGAAAGTGAAGCTGGAGGCCGAGATTGCTACCTACCGTCGTCTCCTTGAGGGTGGAGAAGAAAG
- the zgc:92380 gene encoding keratin, type I cytoskeletal 18 isoform X1, protein MNRSLSRSSLMSSGAFQNALRSSAATVFGEGGGRAARIAIPAIQSLTNNLRSSLDLNALSAVVSDKETMQGLNDRLAGYLSRVRGLEDANMQLENQIKELMAKRGSTERDWSAFEKQLAELRKQVSDMTMDNARLLLQIDNARLAADDFRVKWESELAMRQSVEQDIYGLRKIIDDTNVSRMQLENQIESMKEELAYLKKNHEEEVNAIQSQINNCQVDVNVKIPKSVDLSETMEQIRSEYEKVAQKNREDTEAWYKSKFDEISTEVSHNTEALQKAKSEINELRRQKTTLEIDIQTLVNMNRSLEDNLRDTENRYNIDMTKLNQITIGLEAELGDVRRDIERQAQEYTLLLNMKVKLEAEIATYRRLLEGGEERSQPVMPLKAEPVKQTIKKVVVINQELVDGKVVSHREEEIQQ, encoded by the exons ATGAACCGAAGCCTGAGCAGGTCTAGTCTGATGTCCAGTGGCGCGTTCCAGAACGCGCTACGATCAAGTGCTGCCACAGTTTTTGGAGAAGGTGGCGGCCGGGCAGCTCGCATCGCCATTCCTGCCATACAGTCACTGACCAACAACCTGCGCTCCTCCCTGGACCTCAACGCTTTGAGCGCGGTAGTCAGTGACAAAGAAACGATGCAAGGGCTGAACGACCGTTTGGCTGGCTACCTATCCAGGGTGCGAGGGCTGGAGGACGCGAACATGCAACTAGAGAACCAGATCAAGGAACTGATGGCCAAGAGGGGTTCTACGGAGAGGGACTGGAGCGCCTTCGAGAAGCAGCTGGCCGAGCTGAGAAAGCAG gtTTCGGACATGACCATGGATAATGCCAGACTGTTGCTGCAGATAGACAACGCCAGGCTGGCTGCTGATGATTTCAGAGTCAA GTGGGAATCAGAACTGGCTATGCGTCAGAGCGTAGAGCAGGACATCTATGGGCTGAGGAAGATCATCGATGACACCAATGTGAGCCGCATGCAGCTGGAAAATCAGATTGAGTCAATGAAAGAAGAACTGGCTTACCTGAAGAAGAATCATGAAGAG GAAGTGAATGCCATACAAAGCCAGATTAACAATTGCCAAGTGGATGTGAATGTGAAAATACCAAAGAGTGTGGATCTCAGCGAGACCATGGAGCAGATTCGCAGTGAGTATGAGAAGGTAGCCCAGAAGAATCGCGAGGACACTGAAGCCTGGTACAAGAGCAAG TTTGATGAAATCTCAACAGAGGTCAGCCACAACACGGAAGCACTGCAGAAAGCCAAGAGTGAAATCAATGAGCTGCGGCGGCAGAAAACAACACTGGAGATTGATATACAGACACTGGTTAACATG AACCGCTCTCTGGAGGACAACTTGAGAGACACTGAGAACCGTTACAACATCGACATGACGAAGCTTAACCAGATCACTATCGGCCTAGAAGCAGAGCTAGGGGACGTGCGCAGAGACATTGAACGCCAAGCCCAAGAATACACTCTGCTGTTGAACATGAAAGTGAAGCTGGAGGCCGAGATTGCTACCTACCGTCGTCTCCTTGAGGGTGGAGAAGAAAG